The genomic stretch TAAATAGCGCAAGCACGGTTCTGAGAGGGGTGTGGTAACAATGGTAGAAGCAGGAAATCGGCCGTGTGATGGCCATCATGATCCTGATAAAGCTAGAGGAACCCATCTACTCGACCAAATGCAATATCAATCGTTTATCTATCCAGCCTGATACACTAAGTTCTTACCCTCTTTCAGCTGGCCCCCCGTTTATACCATGGTCGCTAGAATATTCCTCGCATACCTCACTCAACCCCAAGCGAACTGCTAGACATCAATATGAGGCCGCTGCACGAGATGGGAGAGATAAAGTTTGACTGATTGGGCGGAAAACGCAGGAAATAGCGAGCTATTCACAAGATTTATAACGAAAATCAGGCCTGTTTTAGCCTTTTTTATCTGTGCCTTCTCTCGTGCACAGGTCTTACATATAGCCAGATGGCAAATATCACTTTTTTCGCTGCTTGAATAAGTTTGCCATATCAAAACCAAAGTAACGCAAGCAGGAGATCAATAAAAAAACTGCGGTTGCTTCATCCAGGTTACCGATCCCTGGAATATTATCAGGGATCAATTCCAGCAGGCCAGCCGTCGGATTTAGCAAATAAAGGAGAGAGAGCAGCGCTACAATAACCACCAAAATATTTTTTTGCATGCCGCTCCCCATAAATTCAACCAGACCGGACTCTAAACACCGATACCGACTTCAAGTGTTTCAAACCAATCCAGGAATCGTTTTACATCGGCTCCCCTGTAAAGGCGGCCATGTTGAGGTGCCAAAATCTCTATATCTAACCGGCGCACCCGGCTAATCCAATCATTTTTTGCCCGATTTGATGGCATCCAGCGCTGGTGAAACATTTTCATTTTGGGGATATGCTCGTCAAAATCATCAACAAACATAGGGGCACCATCCGCCTCTAGTGCAGCACCCACGTCACCCGAAAATAAAATCTTGGCTTGTGGATCGTATATGTTGAAGTTACCGGAGGAGTGCAGATAGTGCGCGGGAACCAGTTGCAATGACAAATCACCCAGATCAATTGTGCCGCCATCATCGGGGAGAGGAACGTACTCGATATGATTCAAACCAAAGTGGCGAATAAAGCTTTCCCATAGCCAGGGTGAGTGTAGCTTTGCATTCGGTAAAACCTGATCCCAAAGCCCTAAAGAGGAGATGATATCGGGGTCTTGATGTGATGCGAAAAGGTCGGTAATTTGGTCTACTGACACGTGGTGCAGTGTGGCTGCCAGCATTGATGAAAAAATTTCAATACCGCCGGGATCGATCAGCAGAGCACGGCTTGGTGTAGAAACAAGATACTGGTTGGTATCAATAATTTTTTCTGGCTTGTCTGGATCACGCCCAAAAACAGTCCATTGGTGCTTTCCTTCATAAAGGGTTGTAGCTTTCATTGCAACTCCTAAACTATCGCTTATATATGGCTTGCTTTAACCGTTGCGCATGCTGCAATCGTGAAGAACACTCTTTTACATGCTTTTTTATCACTTCAACCGCCTGTTCAAGATTATCGGCAACCACCCCCAGCCCTTCGCGAAACTCTTCTGCTCGTGATGCTTCTACCCGACAGCTGGATGAGATAGCGGTGGCGGCCCGCATGTCACTGTTAATACTATCCAGCAACTCGGCCAAGTGATCGAGGCGTTTATCGAACTCTCTGCGCAAGGTGATCAAACGGGTGTCAATTTCGGTAACCACCCCTTGGAATGACTTTAATAATGAGGGGTGCTCAACGCGCCTAATAA from Gammaproteobacteria bacterium encodes the following:
- a CDS encoding DUF1232 domain-containing protein, which translates into the protein MQKNILVVIVALLSLLYLLNPTAGLLELIPDNIPGIGNLDEATAVFLLISCLRYFGFDMANLFKQRKK
- a CDS encoding FprA family A-type flavoprotein; the encoded protein is MKATTLYEGKHQWTVFGRDPDKPEKIIDTNQYLVSTPSRALLIDPGGIEIFSSMLAATLHHVSVDQITDLFASHQDPDIISSLGLWDQVLPNAKLHSPWLWESFIRHFGLNHIEYVPLPDDGGTIDLGDLSLQLVPAHYLHSSGNFNIYDPQAKILFSGDVGAALEADGAPMFVDDFDEHIPKMKMFHQRWMPSNRAKNDWISRVRRLDIEILAPQHGRLYRGADVKRFLDWFETLEVGIGV
- a CDS encoding chemotaxis protein; translated protein: MPRIKDEQLAEGEVLVSVTVIAAELSEVMKIAKEISIGAKNAKAIAARAGDKARGFQPITNFIDDMARHTLTMVRQIDQEALSVSRICSQEIRTNDAKRRMHDVIRRVEHPSLLKSFQGVVTEIDTRLITLRREFDKRLDHLAELLDSINSDMRAATAISSSCRVEASRAEEFREGLGVVADNLEQAVEVIKKHVKECSSRLQHAQRLKQAIYKR